tctccccagagccttctcttctcctctgcaggctgaacaccctcagcctgtcctgggagcagagctgctgcaagcccctactcatttttgtgtccctcctgtgggtcctctccatcaggtccctgtccttcctgtgttgagggctccagagctggctgcagtgctgcaggtgaagcctcagcagagcagagccaagtgccagggtggcctctgtccatctctggccatgctgctgttggtgcagcccaggctgcccttggtcttctgggctgcaggctccccctgtctgttcctgtgcagcttcttgtccagcagcaccccccagtccttttgtgcagggctgcttcctatgccctcctcccccagcctgtgctgcttgtgaggattgtgccaggccaggggcaggaccctgcccttgctcttgttgaagctcaggaGGTTGCCCTGGGccccctctgcagcttgtcccCTTGAGCTCCTCCAACTTGTTCTTCAGGAGATTGCCTTAGGtttcaggaggcagagaggctctcTTTGAGCCTTGTGAAAGGAGTTGCTGccaagctgtgcccagagggTTGGGTGGAATTGGGCAGTTCCCATGGCTGTGCTGTTCAGAGCTGCATCCTACAGTGCAAAGCATCAACCCCACAACAATCCATAGTGTGCCTGGGCCACGGGACCCAAGCAACCTCCCTAGGCCAAAGCTGCCTCCAGAGCTCCACCAAACCAGGCCAGAGCCCCAGGCCCCAaatgccttccccctcccccatgcctctctgcccctcctcccccatccccaaGAGCTGCAGTTACAGCTTCTGGTAGGCAGCTCCCAGGTGAGCCAGGCCGCTCCAGGCCGCAGttggcagcactgccaaggcctcaaagctcctctgcagagagagatcccagaagatgttgctgggagcagagaggaagggcaaaggaggttggagagccTGTGCTGTTCCTTTGTAGAGAGTGGGTGCAGGCCTTGTAGGAATGAACTGAGATAGATGACACTTTGTGGTGTCCCTCTGGACTCTGCTGTCCCTTCTGGAGGTCTCTACTCTCTGGTGTAAgacatcccagtgccttccaCCCACCACAGGGATTCTCCTCCATGCTCTCATCCAGGGGCTTCTATGAGACCATGCTGGCTGTGTAGATCAGCCCTGGTGACATTGTGGGACCCTGGGGACTCTGAGAGGGCAGCAAGTGAGtggagctggagcactggatggagagatggagggtgaaggctgcagggggtgggagggcttagttcagcagctgtgaggctctgcctggctcctgcctacaatggtgctggcagcagctgaccccAGAAGCTCAAAGCCCCAAACTCTGCCTGGCTCAGGACAGTCCCCTGAgccctcctgacatccagcacagcccaagcaggCAATCAGGGCTCCtagccacacagcccagccatcCCCCATGGCAGGAGTCACCTGAGGTCTCACTCCCTCTCTGTCCCACTTGCTCTCCTCAGTTGCTGCCTGAGGTGTCTgcagggtccctccccagccctcatctGTAACCCCCCCTTGGCTTGGTGCTGTTctttcagccctccagctgatCCCAGCCTTTAGTCTCAGGCCCCTTCtatccttgtgctgctgcttccagcccagttccttagaggcttcctcagccacagcatttcccactccacccttccagctgcagtggcagtggaggagggggacacagggccaggggacagccaaggcagcagggccatggatgggctgggaatgagggaagggcctgggtgtgctcaggcaggaattaggccttgtccccccaggaaggggagaggatccagggcccaggtggcaaatgtgtgtgcaggaaatggcagaatctggcagcatttgaggaggtgaaaggagtgaattgtgctgcagctctgcatgtgtcagctgggagatgaacagcagcccctgggcactgtgccctcccatccagcctcattttctcttggggctgtggagtggcagctccaggagagctgcaaagagccagctgagagaaatggtcagggagagaaggaagccaaaatcctttccagtgagtgtctttgggctgcaggtgtgtgaagggtgctggaggtgtgaggtttgggcaggaggcagagactcTTCCCGCATCCcagtgagggctgaagaggttTAGCAAGAAGCTGCCCAAGTCCCTTCGCCTTTGCTGCATCTCCAGAGATTATGAAGCTCCCTTTGtgtcctgagggctgctctgatCTTCTCTTGGGGAGTGGGCAGCAGAttggtgtgtgcagggcagagctgagcacagagtaggtgtggtgggggcagagccagggaggagagctgggtcCAGAGCAAGGTCTGCTGTCAAATgcatctgcagggagcagagccctgggcaggcagtgggaggaagCTTTAGGCaaggcctgggagaggctgtgtggaggcagctgtgttgtggtgctggcctgcagctgtgtgctgggagctgtgtgctgggcaaggagctgagtCTGCAGTTGTTGAGGCCTCCCATCTTgatcagccctggctgtgtgctgtggctgtgctgctgggcttgggagctgcccccagcaaggctgagccgTGCTGCCtggtcctgggcagtgctgagccatccTTGGGCCAGGAACcaccctgccagtgctgccagcctcaAGGAAAGTGGGTCAAGACCACTTGTAAGCCCCAGCATACTTCAGGGCACTGATCACAGGAACCTGGGGTCTCAGCACAAGTATTAGAGGTTTGAGCCCTCACTGTGCCAAAAAGTGGAGgtttgaggtctcctctgcattcttttctccaggtgggtgttgggaGGTGTTGGGACTCAGGGACAGTCATCACCCATCATGAGGGTTTGAGGTCCTGGGCTCAGGTGCTACCATCTTCCCTATTGCAGAGCTGTGACCCCTTCCTTCTGCAGTATGGCCTCACAGAAGGACCCAgacaagagctgggaggagaagcagcacccagagatcaAGTTGGAGCAGCCCAAGTGCAGCCCCACGGGAgcggaggagaaggaaaaagaggatgAGATGGAAGACGATGATGATGCTGAGGAGAATGGTGACTATGAGAATGAAGAGGaggataatgatgatgatgaaggtgaccaggatgaggagaagggatgtatggaggaggatgaagccagagcaggtccctcagtgccacccaagcagctgaatcagtgccctgagtgtgggcagagcttcccaccTGGCTCAGAGCCGgtgaagcaccactgcccccagcctggcccccggCCCTTTGTCTGTGGGgactgtggcaagaggttcAGACAGGGCTCTCAGCTCATCCGACACTGCCGCACCCACTCTGGAGAGAagctgttcccctgtgctgagtgcaGCAAGAGCTTTACCACAAGCTCCAGACTCCTTCAGCATCAACTCATCCACAGAGGGGACAAACCATACAGCTGTGCCGACTGTGGCAGGAGCTTCACCCTGAAGGGGAAGCTAAGCCATCACCGTTGTGTGCACACCGGAGAGAAGTCTTTCACCTGcactgactgtggcaagaggttTTGCAGGCACTCTGGCCTCATGAAGCACCGCCTTACCCACACTGCACCCAAACAGTTCACCTGTGCTGTCTGTGGGCAGAGCTTCACCCGGAGCTCAACCCTCACCACCcaccgccgcacccacactGGTGAGAAGCCATACAGCTGTGCTGTCTGCGGCAAGAGTTTCTCTCAGAAGGCTAACCTCAGCCAGCACCGCagtgtgcacagcactgagaagtCCACCTGCAGggactgcggcaagagcttcaaacGCAGTTACTACCTTACCATCCACCGCCGCATCCACAGCGGAGAGGGGGtcccctgtgctgagtgtggcaagagcttcaccacgAGCACGGCATTCATCCAGCACCAACTCATCCACAGCGGCGAGAAACCATACAGCTGTGccgactgtggcaagagcttcagacAGAGCTCCATCCTCACCCTCCATCGCAGTACCCACACAGGTGAGAAGCTGTACAACTGCGCTGTCTGTGGCAAGAGTTTCACTACAAAGTCttccctcacccagcaccacagtgtGCACACTACCGAGAAGCCCTTCACCTGCAGggactgcggcaagagctttAGCCACAGCACCACCCTCGCCATCCACCGCCGTGTCCACACCGGAGAGAagctgttcccctgtgctgagtgcggAAAGAGCTTCACCATAAGCACCAGACTCATCCAGCACCAACTCACCCACAGTGGTGACAAACCATACAGCTGTGGTATGTGCAGCAAGAGTTTCACCACAAGCACCAGACTCAGACAGCATCAACTCATCCACAGTGGTGAGAGACCATACATCTGTGCtgactgcggcaagagcttcacctgCACCTCTAGCCTCACCCAGCACCGTCGTCTGCACACCGCTGAGAAGGCTTTCACCTGTTCTgagtgcggcaagagcttcacccgTAGGAGCATTCTCATTTGCCACCTCCGCAGCCacactggtgagaggcctttcACCTGCCccgactgcggcaagagcttcagccgCAGCGCCTATCTCACCAAGCATCGCTATAGTCACACTGTTGACCAGCCCACAGTACAGGGGATGGGAGATAGACCCAACCAGGGTCTATTGGGGGAATCGTGACCCCCTGAAAGGGCTTTTTCAGCAGTTTGAaccaaaatacttctttttcaCCTGCATTTCTCAGAGGCTGGGGGGGTGTCTAGCCATAACAAACACCTCTTGCCTTTCTGAACACCAATTAGTGATGATGAGAACAATTACAGTGCTGagtcagcacagcaaggactgccattggagctgggcagagctttgCCAGGGTCTGCCTGATTCTTTCCCAATGCTTTGTGTCCCCCTGGGGTAAGAACCCCTCTGTCCATTGCCCAATTGTGTCAATAAAACCTGAAAGTTACCCAAATTCTGTCtgtctgcttttatttcaggCATCCCTGGCACAATGCCTAAATTTTGGGGGCATTTGTTCCcaagtatcacagtctcacagtatcactaaggttggaagagacctcgaggatcatcgagtccaacctgtcaccacaaaccccaggactagaccatggcaccaagtgccacgtccagtcccctcttgaacacctccagggacagtgactccaccacctccctgggcagcacattccaatgacaaacgactcgctcggtgaagaactttctcctcacctcgagtctaaacctcccctggcacaccttgagactgtgtcctcttgttctggtgctgcttgcctgggagaagagaccaaccccctcctggctacaaccacctttcagatagttgtagagggcaatgaggtcaaccctgagccttctcttctccaggctaagcaatcccagctccctcagcctctcctcacagggctgtgctcaaggcttctccccagccttgttgcccttctctggacacattcaagtgtcttgatgtccttcttaaactgcccagaactggacacaggactcaaggtgtggcctaaccagtgctgagcacagggcacgatgagctccctgctcctgctggccacacagttcctgatacaagccaggatgcccttgaccttcttggccacctgggcacactgctggctcatgttcagcttctgtcaatcagcacccccaggtccctctctgtttggcagctctcagccactctgaccccagcttatagctctgcatggggttgctgtggccaaagtgcagcacccagcacttggacttgttgaatgtcatcctgttggcctctgcccatctgtccagtcggttgaggtccctctgcagagcctttctgtcctctgactgaccaacatctgttcccaacttggtgtcatctgcaaatttgctgatgactgactcaaccccctcatccagatcatcaatgaagatgttaaagaggacggggcccagcactgatccctggggcacaccactggtgactggctgccagctggctgtggctccattcaccaccactctctgggctcagcctccagccagttcctaacccagctcagagagctgctgtccaagccatgagctgacagcttagccagcagtttactgtgggggacggtgtcaaaggccttgctgaagtccaggtagaccacatccacaagcctccccacgtccaccagacaggtcacctgatcacagaaggagatcaggttggagaggcaggacctgcccttcctaactccatgctggctggacctgagcccttggccatccttcaggtgcgcagttattgccaccaggataatctgttccatcactttccctggcactgaggtcaggctgccaggcctggagcttccaggttcctccatccaacccttcttgtggatggtgTGGTGAAggcccagatactgaatcttgccccagcatgtgggcgagctccccctccctcaggaggaagacaaaagccaggctagcacgcatctggtgcatgctgtgctcgtgcattcaccaaatatggaagaattctagcttcatgctttctcaTAGtttgaagccagttgtttatgagaatgcccactggtcaaacccagcctcaagGGATTCTATAAGcattaccccagtgagtaaacaagggccctcctcctccattctgtctctgtgctcacTTGCGAGTGTAAGTCCGAGCCTCAGCCTCTGCAATTGAATTTATtgttcacagtctcacagtataactacggttggaagagaccccaaggatcatcaagtccaacctgtcccaacagacctcacaactagaccatggcaccaagtgccatgtccaatctccccttcaacacctccagggacagcgactccaccacatccttgggcagcacatcccaatgacgaacgactcgctcagtgagtcctcacctcgagtctaaacctcccctggcacagcttgagactgtgtccccttgttctggtgctggttgtctgggagaagagaccaaccccctcctgtctacaaccacctttcaggtagttgtagagggcaatgaggtcacctctgatccttctcttctccaggctaaacaaccccagctccctcagcctctcctcacagggctgtgctcaaggcctctccccagccttgttgcccttctctggacaccttcaagtgtctcgatgtccttcttaaactgaggggcccagaaccggacacagtactcaaggtgtggcctaaccaattcagagtccaggggcacaatgacctccctgctcctgctggccacactattcctaatacaggccaggatgccattggccctcttggccacctgggcacactgctggctcatgtttaggcgggtgtcaatcagcacccccaggtccctctctctttggcagctctccagccactctgacccctaGCTTGtctagcttctgttacatacatgcacacatatcAAAGCacctgcatgtgagaagcgattggaagaattatttccatagaggaaggacaccgcgctgagctgaggagccagcGTCGCCATAGCCAGTCACACCGACCGGAAGAGAGACCCCCGTCACCACCGTatggactggaccaacccccgagggtaagatctgcccagttgctgggGAAGAAGGACTTGACTCACCCTGGTCGTCCACACAGTCGTTTAACCCCACTGTAGTGGGAGGGAAGAGCACCACATGtgccgctctgagccctgttaactccagggacTACTTAAACATCgttcgtgcttacactgcactgaaccCTGGGACCGCCCAGGTGccctgctgttgctttaagcCCAGCGAGCCAGAAGCCGCCGCCTGTTGCAGCCGCATTCCTGTCCCCGAGGCCGTATTCTTCAGTCCAGGGAACTTGCCGAGCTGGGTCGACCCCAATtttataatattaataaaaataatatttttcataattcatatttcataattcataaatGAATAACCTCTTCCCCAcagatggggaccacattggccagtttccagtcatctgggacctctccagtgagccaggacgggaggaaaatgatggagagtggcttgttggggtaaaacctaaagggaaaaggctaacaccaaattgcatgttccaagtgatttgccttctggagcgAGTGTAAATTAGCATTTGAactctggcctacctctttcctgtgctgaggtacATGCTGTACTCTGCTGTGGCAAACTGCACGTTTCTGAGACAATTCGAATTCTCTCCTGGgcgtactgagggacccatatgtcgtcctgacccatcccacaggcaGGTCCGCTCCCTACCCTGTAAGAGGGTCAGGGACATCGCAAGGAGAATCACAAAGCTGATCtatccctctgactattaccctctgctggtaatacaagctGGGAGTGATGAAATTGGAAAGAAGGGCGATTAaaaaggagttcagggcccttggacaattgattggtggggcaggagctgaagtgTTGGTCTTCTTGGTTCCCTCactatactatgatactgtgattagtttcgattaatctcgaaatcaggcattttgcatctgcagattACAGCATgaatctcagcacaggaaacaggcaggccagaattcaaatccTCATTTTCAGTGACTCCAGAAGGCAGATCATTTGGAATATGCGATTTGGTGCTAGCTGTGGGATTGCCAGCtacgagcggtgtgagcaatccggcagtgtaggcctagggcctgacatggtggtaggccatgctcagagccagctaccagtatgccaaaacagtgctgtgcttgcagcactgtaactaaaacaagacgctggtagctagaaacatagggAGTTATCTCGgcacaacaggacatgcacctgcaccaacaaacctcgcgtgtcatctttagttggaccaataatctataatagtgtgatgtgtggtcactcatagaggaccaatgagtccatgccaacgaGGCACACCAagtttatataaattgtagcagtttccttgctacacacttctttttctgcctgtcctgtctcctctccttccatgctttactgtgccatgctttcaccataggcctgagccataggcctgcaatactggaacaataaagaatCAGTAccaatcatattggtcagccgtattgattccagtCACCTCCGTCGTTGCCAAATCTGGCTaaaggcctataattccctggctcatccaaccgactcttcttgtggatgggcaccatgttggccagcttccagtcttctgggacctctccagtgagccaggactgctggaaaatgatagatagtggcttggccagctcatgtgccagctctctcagcaccctaggatggatcccatctggtcccatggacttgtgggaatccaagtggctaagcagatcaccaactaccccattctggaacacaggaaaactatgctgctccctaactccttctgccagctctgcaggccagctgtctggaagacattctgtcctgctagaaaaaattgaggcaaagaaggtgttaagtaactctgccttctcctcatcctttgttacaacattcccctccgtgtccaccaaggaatggaggttgtccctgcccttcctcttgctattcatgtatttatagaagggctttttgttgtccttcacagcagaggccagtctaagctccaaatgtgcttttgccgccctaattttcttcctacaatacctagcaacatccttaaacctttcatgggttgcctcccctttcttccaaagatgatgcaccctcttttttccccttagttcttttagaagctcatcacccatccaggctgtctgccccggcggctcatcttccagcacattggcacagcctgatcctgtgacttcaagagttcctccttgaagtagtcccaactctcctggacccctttgtttctaagggctgtttcccaaggaactttctgagttagttccttgagtagcctgaagtctgccctccagaagtccagagtggaggtcttcttgctgcccctcttagcttgcctgaatactgaaaattcaattctctTGTGGTCGccggcccctaaacagcctccgaccaccacatccccacctgcccttccctgttggtgaagaggaggtctagcatagccttacccctggtaggctcactcagcacctgg
This genomic stretch from Dryobates pubescens isolate bDryPub1 chromosome 43, bDryPub1.pri, whole genome shotgun sequence harbors:
- the LOC128899305 gene encoding gastrula zinc finger protein XlCGF26.1-like, with translation MEEDEARAGPSVPPKQLNQCPECGQSFPPGSEPVKHHCPQPGPRPFVCGDCGKRFRQGSQLIRHCRTHSGEKLFPCAECSKSFTTSSRLLQHQLIHRGDKPYSCADCGRSFTLKGKLSHHRCVHTGEKSFTCTDCGKRFCRHSGLMKHRLTHTAPKQFTCAVCGQSFTRSSTLTTHRRTHTGEKPYSCAVCGKSFSQKANLSQHRSVHSTEKSTCRDCGKSFKRSYYLTIHRRIHSGEGVPCAECGKSFTTSTAFIQHQLIHSGEKPYSCADCGKSFRQSSILTLHRSTHTGEKLYNCAVCGKSFTTKSSLTQHHSVHTTEKPFTCRDCGKSFSHSTTLAIHRRVHTGEKLFPCAECGKSFTISTRLIQHQLTHSGDKPYSCGMCSKSFTTSTRLRQHQLIHSGERPYICADCGKSFTCTSSLTQHRRLHTAEKAFTCSECGKSFTRRSILICHLRSHTGERPFTCPDCGKSFSRSAYLTKHRYSHTVDQPTVQGMGDRPNQGLLGES